The following coding sequences are from one Perognathus longimembris pacificus isolate PPM17 chromosome 13, ASM2315922v1, whole genome shotgun sequence window:
- the LOC125362429 gene encoding olfactory receptor 478-like — MDSLVQGNHTAVTEFILLGLTHDPVLRVILFIIILGIYLVTISGNLCTILLIRVSTQLHHPMYFFLGHLAFADMVFSSSVTPNMLVNFLVDKTTISYYGCGIQLDTVVLFGAVECFLLAAMAYDRFVAICNPLLYSTKMSTQVCVQLIIVAYTIGFLDVSSFTISFCSFLFCGPNRVNHFFCDFAPLREVACSEDSVFILLSTLTSGFIVIFTVTVIIISYIYIFITILKMRSTEGRQKAFSTCTSHLTAVTLFYGTVTFIYVMPKSNYSTDQNKVISVFYMVVIPMLNPLIYSLRNNEIKSALKRELGRKKN, encoded by the coding sequence ATGGATTCCCTGGTGCAGGGAAACCACACTGCAGTGACAGAGTTCATTTTATTGGGCCTAACTCATGATCCAGTCCTTCGAGTCATCCTCTTCATCATCATCCTGGGCATCTACCTGGTCACCATATCTGGAAATCTCTGCACAATCCTTCTCATCAGAGTCTCCACTCAGCTACACCaccccatgtactttttccttgGTCATTTAGCTTTTGCTGACATGGTCTTTTCCTCTTCTGTCACACCCAATATGTTGGTTAACTTCCTGGTAGACAAAACTACAATCTCCTACTATGGATGTGGCATTCAGCTAGatactgttgttttgtttggagCCGTTGAGTGCTTTCTTTTGGCTGCCATGGCCTATGACCGATTTGTGGCCATCTGCAACCCACTGCTCTATTCAACCAAAATGTCCACACAAGTCTGTGTCCAGTTAATTATAGTTGCTTACACCATTGGTTTTCTTGATGTTTCATCCTTTAccatttccttctgttctttcctcTTCTGTGGACCCAATAGAGTTAATCATTTCTTCTGTGATTTTGCTCCACTACGTGAAGTTGCCTGTTCTGAAGATAGTGTCTTCATACTTCTTTCCACGTTGACTTCTGGCTTCATTGTTATCTTCACAGTGACTGTCATAATCATCTCCTAcatctatatttttattaccatCCTGAAGATGCGCTCCACTGAGGGCCGCCagaaggccttctccacctgcacctcccacCTTACTGCAGTCACTCTCTTCTATGGGACCGTTACATTCATTTATGTGATGCCTAAATCCAACTACTCCACTGACCAGAACAAGGTGATATCTGTGTTCTACATGGTGGTCATCCCCATGTTGAACCCTCTCATCTACAGCCTCAGGAATAATGAGATTAAGAGTGCTCTAAAGAGAGAgcttggcaggaaaaaaaattag